The Candidatus Koribacter versatilis Ellin345 genome has a segment encoding these proteins:
- the rph gene encoding ribonuclease PH translates to MHFRSDNRTPDQLRPVSIIPDYISTAEGSCLIEVGNTRVICTASIEESVPSFLRNSGKGWLTSEYAMLPRATLTRTPREVSKGRASGRTHEIQRLIGRSLRAVTDLTKLGERTLFVDCDVIQADGGTRTASITGAFVAVGLAVQKLTEAGTLSISPLRDYVAATSVGIVDGAVLLDLAYEEDSRAEVDMNIVMTGSRKMVEIQGTAEQHPFDDEQLAKMMSLAKAGIEQLIVKQKAALGTTVLSQ, encoded by the coding sequence ATGCATTTCCGCTCGGATAACCGCACTCCTGACCAACTGCGTCCAGTGAGCATCATTCCCGATTACATCTCGACCGCCGAAGGTTCGTGCCTGATCGAGGTCGGGAACACGCGCGTAATCTGCACGGCGTCGATCGAGGAATCGGTTCCGTCGTTCCTGCGCAACAGCGGCAAGGGCTGGCTGACCAGCGAGTACGCGATGCTTCCGCGCGCTACGCTCACGCGCACACCGCGCGAGGTTTCGAAGGGCCGTGCTTCGGGGCGGACCCACGAGATCCAGCGGCTGATCGGGCGTTCTCTGCGCGCGGTGACGGACCTGACCAAGCTTGGGGAGCGCACGCTTTTCGTAGATTGCGACGTGATCCAGGCCGATGGCGGAACGAGGACTGCGTCCATCACGGGAGCGTTCGTTGCGGTCGGGCTCGCGGTGCAGAAGCTCACCGAAGCGGGGACGCTCAGCATTTCTCCTCTGCGCGATTACGTCGCGGCGACGAGTGTTGGAATCGTGGATGGAGCGGTGTTGCTCGATCTTGCGTATGAAGAGGATTCGCGCGCCGAAGTGGACATGAACATCGTGATGACCGGAAGCCGAAAAATGGTCGAGATCCAGGGAACAGCGGAGCAGCATCCGTTCGATGACGAGCAGTTGGCCAAGATGATGTCGCTGGCGAAGGCGGGGATTGAGCAGCTCATCGTGAAGCAGAAAGCAGCGCTGGGAACGACGGTTTTGAGCCAATAA
- a CDS encoding alkaline phosphatase family protein, with amino-acid sequence MKAKLLALAALVAISLTAVAAVPASSHVVVVVEENHSYANVIGNPAMPYLNSLANSYSLLTAYYADAHPSIGNYFEMTTGNVITNNDSFTSTISNDNIVRHLLTAGKTWKSYAESLPSVGYTGGNTGYYFKRHDPFAYFSDVANSSVEKQRLVPFTQFSKDLANHALPNFSFIAPNILHDAHDGTLAAADAWLKANIAPLLSNSEFTTNGLLIIVFDESVVSDTAHGGGHVAAIVIGPKVKRGFKYGGMYKHESTLRTILDALGVNHNLGNAATATPFNVF; translated from the coding sequence ATGAAAGCTAAGTTGCTCGCTCTCGCGGCGCTCGTTGCGATTTCTCTCACCGCAGTCGCAGCAGTTCCCGCTTCCTCGCACGTGGTCGTGGTCGTCGAAGAAAATCATAGTTACGCGAACGTAATCGGTAACCCGGCAATGCCCTACCTCAACTCACTCGCTAATAGCTATTCCCTTCTCACCGCGTACTACGCGGATGCGCATCCATCGATCGGCAACTACTTCGAGATGACCACGGGCAACGTGATCACCAACAACGACTCGTTCACCAGCACCATTAGCAACGACAATATCGTTCGGCACCTGCTCACCGCTGGCAAGACGTGGAAGTCTTATGCGGAGAGTTTGCCGTCCGTCGGTTACACCGGCGGAAACACCGGCTACTACTTCAAGCGCCACGATCCGTTTGCCTATTTCAGCGACGTTGCAAACAGTTCCGTCGAGAAACAGCGATTGGTTCCGTTCACGCAGTTCTCGAAAGATCTCGCGAACCATGCGCTGCCAAACTTTTCGTTCATCGCGCCGAACATCTTGCATGACGCGCACGATGGCACCCTGGCTGCAGCCGACGCGTGGCTGAAGGCAAACATCGCTCCCCTGCTGTCGAACTCCGAGTTCACCACCAACGGGCTGCTCATCATCGTCTTCGATGAGTCGGTGGTCTCCGATACTGCACACGGGGGTGGCCATGTGGCAGCGATCGTGATCGGACCGAAAGTAAAGCGCGGATTCAAATACGGTGGGATGTACAAGCACGAATCCACGCTGCGAACGATCCTCGATGCACTAGGCGTCAACCACAATCTCGGGAATGCTGCGACGGCGACGCCCTTTAACGTGTTCTGA
- a CDS encoding ABC transporter permease gives MAIPISYNIRSLGVRWSSTLVAVIGIAGTVGVFVAMLALANGFKSTLVHSGLNDNAIVLRGGATSEMMSGMGLDQVKVIADMPGVARKNGRSSISPEVVVIAAFPLKSTGTDANVQVRGVSPQIFDVRPNVHIAQGRTFEPGRNELIVGRNVQKTYVAAAGVPFNLGQTVRFGGGEWTVVGVFDAGGSAFDSEIWCDSAILDQVYKRPQNSFQSLTVHLENEAAFQKFKDAVTTDPRLTMQVQREREYYEKQSRVMSTLITVLGGLVAVVMAVGAILGALNTMYSAVSERGREIATMRALGFGAGSVVLSFMIEAICIAIIGGVVGCLAVLPINGLTTGTMNFQTFSHLAFAFQVTPPLIIGGLIFSVFMGILGGVPPAVRAARARIAVALREL, from the coding sequence GTGGCCATTCCGATCTCGTACAACATTCGCAGTCTCGGAGTTCGCTGGTCCTCCACGCTCGTAGCCGTCATCGGCATCGCCGGCACGGTTGGAGTATTCGTAGCCATGCTGGCGCTGGCCAACGGCTTCAAGTCGACGCTGGTGCATAGCGGCCTGAATGACAACGCCATCGTTCTGCGCGGCGGAGCGACCTCGGAGATGATGAGCGGCATGGGGCTTGACCAGGTCAAGGTCATCGCCGACATGCCGGGCGTGGCGCGCAAGAACGGCCGATCGAGCATCAGCCCGGAGGTCGTCGTCATCGCGGCCTTCCCGCTGAAGAGCACAGGCACTGATGCCAACGTCCAGGTGCGCGGCGTGTCGCCGCAGATCTTCGACGTGCGGCCAAACGTTCACATCGCGCAAGGTCGCACCTTCGAACCTGGGCGCAATGAACTCATCGTGGGACGCAACGTGCAGAAGACCTATGTCGCTGCGGCGGGTGTTCCCTTTAATCTTGGCCAGACCGTTCGCTTCGGCGGTGGTGAATGGACCGTGGTTGGCGTATTCGACGCCGGCGGTTCAGCGTTCGACTCGGAGATCTGGTGCGACAGTGCCATCCTCGACCAGGTCTACAAGCGTCCGCAGAACAGCTTCCAATCTCTGACCGTCCATCTCGAAAACGAAGCGGCTTTCCAGAAGTTCAAGGATGCGGTAACGACCGATCCACGTCTGACGATGCAAGTGCAGCGCGAGCGCGAGTATTACGAGAAGCAGTCGCGCGTGATGTCTACGCTGATCACTGTGCTCGGTGGCCTCGTCGCCGTTGTTATGGCAGTCGGCGCGATTCTCGGCGCACTCAACACCATGTACTCCGCGGTGAGTGAGCGTGGTCGCGAAATCGCGACGATGCGTGCGCTTGGCTTCGGTGCGGGCAGCGTGGTGCTGTCGTTCATGATCGAAGCGATATGTATCGCGATCATCGGTGGCGTCGTCGGATGTCTTGCCGTGCTGCCGATCAACGGACTCACGACAGGAACGATGAATTTCCAAACTTTTTCGCATTTGGCGTTTGCGTTCCAGGTCACACCCCCATTGATTATTGGTGGCCTGATCTTCTCCGTGTTCATGGGGATTCTGGGTGGCGTTCCGCCGGCGGTGCGTGCGGCGCGGGCGCGGATTGCAGTTGCCCTGCGAGAACTCTGA
- a CDS encoding ABC transporter permease: protein MKFLPLLFRNITRKWTRLLLTIGSFAIALFLFGILAVVNNSFNGALNSMAGVDRLMVQNRVSIIQPVPEAYKAKIEQIEHVKLVTYANWFGAVYQDEKNFFPQYAIDEESYRKMYPEFRVADAEWKAWEDDREGVIVGEKTAEKYGFKVGDRVPLKGVLWGGGESWSFNVRGIYHAKPDEDQSQFWLHWKLFDERRQFSKGTVGWYIVRVDSPDNAVEVSKKIDAMFANSSTETKTQTEKEMMASWAKQTGNVGLIITIIGSVVFFTLLLVVGNTMAMSIRERMRELAVLKAIGYTDRFVLVFVIAESVVVAFIGVAIGLGLLLLSLPGIEKALSSFLQFVFLPPQKAIEGVVITLFIAFLAGIIPAVNASRLRVVDAIRRV, encoded by the coding sequence ATGAAATTCCTGCCGTTGCTCTTCAGGAACATCACTCGCAAGTGGACGCGCCTGCTGCTCACCATCGGTTCGTTCGCGATCGCGCTGTTTCTCTTTGGCATTCTCGCCGTGGTGAACAACTCTTTTAACGGCGCACTGAACAGCATGGCCGGGGTGGATCGCCTGATGGTCCAGAACCGCGTCTCCATCATTCAGCCGGTGCCGGAAGCGTACAAAGCCAAAATCGAGCAGATCGAGCACGTGAAACTCGTCACGTACGCCAACTGGTTTGGCGCCGTTTACCAAGACGAGAAGAACTTCTTCCCTCAGTATGCAATTGATGAGGAAAGCTACCGCAAGATGTATCCGGAGTTCCGCGTCGCCGACGCCGAATGGAAGGCTTGGGAAGACGACCGCGAAGGCGTGATTGTCGGCGAGAAGACTGCCGAGAAATACGGCTTCAAAGTTGGCGACCGCGTCCCTCTGAAGGGTGTGCTCTGGGGCGGCGGAGAGTCCTGGTCGTTCAACGTGCGCGGCATCTACCACGCTAAACCCGACGAAGATCAGAGTCAGTTCTGGCTGCACTGGAAGCTCTTCGATGAGCGCCGCCAGTTCAGCAAAGGCACGGTTGGCTGGTACATCGTTCGTGTGGATAGCCCCGACAACGCTGTCGAGGTGAGCAAGAAGATCGACGCGATGTTCGCCAACTCCTCCACCGAGACGAAAACGCAGACCGAGAAAGAGATGATGGCAAGCTGGGCCAAGCAGACCGGCAACGTCGGCCTGATCATCACCATTATCGGCAGCGTCGTGTTCTTCACGTTATTGCTCGTGGTCGGCAACACCATGGCAATGTCGATCCGCGAACGCATGCGTGAACTTGCGGTGCTCAAGGCCATCGGCTACACGGATCGCTTCGTGCTCGTTTTCGTGATCGCCGAATCCGTGGTCGTCGCATTCATCGGCGTGGCCATTGGGCTTGGGTTACTGTTGCTATCTCTACCCGGCATCGAGAAGGCGCTGAGCAGCTTCTTGCAGTTTGTCTTCCTGCCGCCGCAGAAAGCCATCGAGGGCGTTGTTATCACTCTGTTCATCGCCTTCCTTGCGGGCATCATTCCTGCAGTCAATGCCAGCCGTCTGCGCGTAGTAGACGCCATCCGGAGAGTGTGA
- a CDS encoding ABC transporter ATP-binding protein: MVRVDGNGSDSLIKVRDLDKTYKRGGEDVHVLQGLKLDISKGEFVAFMGPSGSGKTTLLNLLGGLDLPTRGTINVAGDEVSRMSGSKLTHWRARHVGFVFQMYNLIPVLTAFQNVELPLLLTKLSSSQRKKHVETAMALVGLEHRMHHYPRQLSGGQEQRVGIARAIVADPTFLLCDEPTGDLDRKSADEILTLLEQLNREHGKTILMVTHDPLAAERAHSLLHMDKGVLVEAEKARVGEV; the protein is encoded by the coding sequence ATGGTACGGGTTGACGGCAACGGCAGTGATAGCCTGATTAAGGTCCGGGATCTCGACAAAACCTACAAGCGTGGCGGCGAAGACGTCCACGTGCTCCAGGGCCTGAAGCTCGACATCAGCAAAGGCGAGTTCGTCGCCTTCATGGGCCCCAGCGGTTCCGGCAAAACCACGCTCCTCAACTTGCTTGGCGGACTTGACCTACCGACTCGTGGCACGATTAATGTCGCTGGCGACGAAGTCTCGCGCATGTCTGGCTCGAAGCTTACCCACTGGCGCGCCCGCCACGTCGGGTTCGTCTTCCAGATGTACAACCTCATCCCTGTACTTACAGCATTCCAAAACGTTGAACTGCCGCTGCTGTTAACTAAGCTATCGTCATCACAGCGCAAGAAGCACGTTGAGACCGCCATGGCGCTCGTTGGTCTTGAGCACCGCATGCATCACTATCCAAGGCAACTCTCCGGCGGACAGGAGCAGCGTGTCGGCATTGCTCGTGCCATCGTCGCCGACCCAACGTTCCTGCTCTGCGACGAGCCTACCGGCGACCTCGACCGCAAATCGGCTGACGAAATCCTCACGCTGCTGGAACAGCTCAACCGTGAACACGGAAAAACGATCCTGATGGTTACGCACGACCCACTAGCGGCCGAGCGTGCCCATTCCCTCCTTCACATGGATAAAGGCGTTCTCGTTGAAGCCGAGAAGGCCCGCGTAGGAGAAGTGTAA
- a CDS encoding efflux RND transporter periplasmic adaptor subunit, producing the protein MSPADLSALKIDDSHRNANRGGVFRWFAIILGVLVIGTGAFFALQKKLPPVEVVSAHTSAPGQAQAATLLNASGYVTPRRRATVAAKITARVEQIYADEGMRVKAGQVLAILDQSDARVRLNSAVADRDSTQAQLSDLQVNLKNAEIELHRNEELQKSGVTTQQALDNARTTVNSYKARIVATQQSIAAAESRIKVAQQDLDNCTVVSPFDGIVVSKDAQRGEMVSPISAGGGFTRTGIATVVDMNSNEIEVDVNESYIGRVKEGQPVMATLDAYPDWQIPSHVRTIIPTADRQKATVKVRISFDKLDPRILPDMGVKVAFLEDKKADDKAASKPAMFLPKDAVHDDGGSSVVYVFKDGKAERRAVRTGGSRGDNEEILAGLTDGEQVIVRGPADLHDGQTVAIKQQ; encoded by the coding sequence ATGTCACCTGCTGACCTTTCAGCATTAAAAATCGACGACAGCCACCGCAACGCCAACCGTGGCGGAGTGTTTCGCTGGTTCGCCATCATTCTCGGGGTCCTCGTCATCGGCACCGGCGCCTTCTTCGCATTGCAGAAGAAGCTCCCACCGGTTGAAGTCGTCTCGGCCCACACCTCGGCCCCCGGTCAGGCACAGGCAGCCACGCTGCTCAATGCCAGCGGATACGTAACCCCGCGTCGTCGCGCCACCGTCGCCGCCAAGATCACGGCTCGCGTCGAGCAAATTTACGCGGACGAAGGTATGCGTGTGAAGGCGGGCCAGGTGCTCGCCATCCTTGACCAATCGGATGCGCGCGTGCGATTGAATTCGGCAGTCGCCGATCGCGACAGCACGCAAGCCCAACTCAGCGATCTCCAGGTCAACCTCAAAAACGCGGAAATCGAACTCCACCGCAACGAAGAGCTGCAAAAGAGTGGGGTCACCACGCAGCAGGCCCTGGATAACGCGCGCACCACGGTCAACAGCTACAAAGCCCGCATTGTGGCGACGCAGCAATCGATTGCCGCTGCCGAGTCGCGAATCAAAGTCGCACAACAGGACCTCGACAACTGCACCGTAGTCTCACCTTTCGATGGAATTGTGGTTTCCAAGGATGCGCAACGCGGCGAAATGGTGTCGCCGATTTCCGCGGGCGGTGGCTTTACCCGCACCGGCATCGCGACGGTAGTTGACATGAACTCCAACGAGATCGAAGTGGACGTCAATGAGTCCTACATCGGCCGCGTGAAGGAAGGCCAACCGGTCATGGCCACGCTCGACGCGTATCCCGACTGGCAGATTCCTTCGCACGTGCGCACCATCATTCCGACTGCCGACCGGCAGAAGGCAACGGTAAAAGTGCGCATCTCGTTCGACAAACTGGATCCGCGCATTCTTCCGGACATGGGCGTAAAGGTCGCTTTCCTCGAAGACAAGAAGGCAGACGACAAAGCCGCTTCAAAGCCGGCGATGTTCCTGCCGAAAGATGCCGTGCACGATGACGGTGGATCGAGTGTTGTCTATGTCTTTAAGGATGGGAAGGCCGAACGTCGCGCCGTCCGTACTGGCGGATCGCGTGGCGACAATGAAGAGATTCTCGCGGGACTTACCGACGGCGAACAGGTGATCGTTCGCGGACCCGCGGATTTACATGATGGACAAACCGTAGCAATCAAACAGCAATAG
- a CDS encoding class I SAM-dependent methyltransferase, producing MTEAIVAAADIRPGLRVLDVASGTGEPAISIATALNATGRVIATDISSEPLTIGEQRAHERGLTNIEFQHADVHDLPFPDNSFDLVTSRLGAMFFADINQALREIHRVLTIGGRATLLAWGPMDQGYFSTTVGTIVKIVPDLRVPDSGKKMFKFGEPETLAKALRTSGFGHVEEAQEEVPWNWPGTPDDLWSYFQDVTAPFKPLFQSVPEASRKEVDQAVLSELHKRYDGEFVRFNAKIVLASAIK from the coding sequence ATGACCGAAGCAATCGTAGCCGCCGCGGATATTCGGCCGGGCCTTCGGGTGCTCGACGTCGCGTCTGGCACCGGCGAGCCTGCAATTTCCATCGCCACGGCCCTCAACGCCACCGGCCGGGTGATTGCCACCGACATCTCTTCAGAACCCCTGACAATCGGCGAGCAGCGCGCCCACGAGCGCGGCCTCACCAACATTGAATTTCAGCACGCCGACGTGCACGATTTGCCCTTCCCCGACAACTCTTTCGATCTCGTGACCTCGCGTCTGGGGGCGATGTTTTTCGCCGATATCAACCAGGCTCTCCGCGAGATTCACCGTGTCTTAACAATCGGTGGCCGAGCCACGCTCCTGGCGTGGGGTCCGATGGATCAAGGCTATTTCTCCACCACTGTTGGAACCATCGTGAAAATCGTTCCCGATCTCCGAGTTCCTGACTCCGGGAAGAAAATGTTCAAGTTTGGCGAGCCCGAAACGCTGGCAAAGGCCTTGCGAACTTCCGGCTTTGGGCATGTGGAAGAAGCCCAAGAAGAGGTACCGTGGAATTGGCCCGGCACACCTGACGACCTCTGGTCGTATTTCCAGGACGTAACCGCTCCCTTCAAACCTCTCTTCCAATCGGTACCAGAAGCCTCGCGGAAGGAAGTCGATCAGGCCGTTCTGTCGGAACTTCACAAGCGTTACGACGGTGAATTCGTGCGATTCAACGCTAAGATCGTCCTCGCCTCTGCAATCAAGTAA
- a CDS encoding 6-phosphofructokinase: MANVTKKKGVIGILTGGGDVPGLNPAIRGVTFRALREGYDVIGLRRGWGGLVDIVRDKDHDNSENFVHLSETVVNRAARTGGTFLHTSRTNPSRVAKDKVPAHLQGQFNAEKNDLTSEMLKNLEWLGIDYLIPIGGDDTLSYGVRLYQEGVKVVAIPKTMDNDVPGTDYCIGFSTCVTRTIQMVNSLRTSAGSHERFLVVEVFGRYAGFTALLPTMAGAANRCVIPEFKFNIESLAELMANDRKRNPSRYSVVLISEGAMFEGGEMVFQSESTDAFGHKKLGGIGDLIAAKLTELSPKYCGKTVNCLTQKLGYLVRGGDPDAIDSIVPMAYGNLALDLILNKIHGRLVVLKNGRYDNVPVDVVTSSKKVIKVKEHYNTERLRPHYESFEMKPLFIMTSE; this comes from the coding sequence ATGGCGAATGTAACTAAGAAGAAGGGCGTGATTGGAATCCTGACCGGCGGCGGCGATGTGCCGGGTTTAAACCCTGCGATCCGCGGCGTGACGTTCCGCGCGTTGCGCGAGGGGTATGACGTGATCGGCCTGCGCCGCGGTTGGGGTGGGCTGGTGGACATTGTCCGCGACAAGGACCACGACAATAGCGAGAACTTCGTTCATCTTTCGGAGACTGTGGTGAACCGGGCGGCGCGTACCGGCGGCACCTTTCTGCATACCTCGCGTACCAACCCGAGCCGCGTGGCAAAGGACAAGGTTCCGGCGCATCTCCAAGGCCAATTCAACGCCGAGAAGAACGACCTCACATCAGAAATGTTGAAGAATCTGGAATGGCTGGGGATCGACTACCTGATTCCAATCGGCGGCGACGACACGTTGAGCTATGGCGTGCGCCTCTATCAAGAAGGGGTGAAGGTCGTTGCGATTCCGAAGACGATGGACAACGATGTCCCGGGCACGGACTACTGCATCGGCTTCAGCACCTGCGTTACGCGCACCATACAGATGGTGAACAGCCTGCGCACCTCGGCTGGTTCGCATGAGCGCTTTCTCGTGGTCGAAGTATTCGGACGCTACGCCGGATTTACCGCGCTGCTGCCGACGATGGCAGGCGCCGCCAACCGCTGCGTCATTCCGGAATTCAAGTTCAATATCGAGAGCCTCGCAGAACTGATGGCGAACGATCGCAAGCGCAATCCGAGCCGTTACTCGGTAGTGCTGATCTCCGAAGGCGCGATGTTCGAAGGCGGCGAGATGGTTTTCCAAAGCGAATCCACTGACGCATTCGGGCATAAGAAACTCGGGGGCATTGGCGATTTAATTGCCGCGAAGCTGACAGAGCTCTCGCCGAAATACTGCGGCAAGACCGTCAACTGCCTGACGCAGAAGCTTGGATATCTCGTGCGCGGCGGCGATCCGGATGCGATCGACTCCATCGTGCCGATGGCGTACGGCAACCTGGCGCTCGACCTCATTCTCAATAAGATCCACGGACGGTTGGTTGTATTGAAGAATGGGCGTTACGACAACGTGCCGGTGGATGTGGTGACTTCTTCCAAGAAAGTGATCAAGGTGAAGGAACACTACAACACGGAGCGTCTGCGCCCGCACTATGAGAGCTTCGAGATGAAGCCGCTGTTCATTATGACGAGCGAGTAG